A single genomic interval of Oreochromis aureus strain Israel breed Guangdong linkage group 12, ZZ_aureus, whole genome shotgun sequence harbors:
- the ankrd34bb gene encoding ankyrin repeat domain 34Bb, producing MDESTEVRTDGNSLLKAVYLCRLRLTRLLLEGGAYINESNEHGETPLMVACKTRYTDSQSVPQHKMVRYLLENGADPNIQDKTGKTALMHACLQQMGAEILSLLLSSGADPTLEDHAGLSALVYAVNSGNRDILSVLLDACKAKGKEVIIITTNKLPSGHQVTKQYLNVPPSPELEENLHYIPASCCMSPYEVQLRTPPQGSSATTSPQPGSPLRGLKDPQCLSLGHGLIRFQPCSPIQHLSPLRVPDVDKRPNFHQLHSEAWSKSPSLLLQQSQTSSLTEEPVEITPEEVLSFRVKGHPPAISRHQSIDVKDAKGLVKALEILSGNDNRGGGGRKGFGRKMSYDSAASSLYSVSHPNLLQDSLAFSHESRPADEDCLTQLNVSSLQNVVRRRNIGIGHYSSDSQLQQLSSRDRTSKSSGGAGSAVERHKLVTSRASNLSGSRESLESLVQRRATIGLERRGSGALLLDHIAHTRPGYLPRLNPHIPIPDIGVSSNSSCPLSGSTKTLNSVLIGSKPVLPCAPVFPKDLKAKKMLWRRHSMQSDQIKQLANFEKTFGH from the exons ATGGATGAGTCAACAGAGGTTCGAACAGATGGCAATTCCCTGTTGAAGGCTGTATATTTATGTCGGCTACGTCTGACTCGGCTGCTTCTGGAAGGAGGAGCCTACATTAATGAGAGTAATGAGCATGGTGAGACACCACTCATGGTAGCCTGCAAGACACGCTATACAGATTCACAGAGTGTACCCCAGCACAAGATGGTTCG GTATCTTCTTGAAAATGGTGCCGATCCAAACATCCAAGACAAGACTGGGAAAACGGCTCTAATGCATGCATGTCTTCAACAAATGGGGGCTGAAATTCTGTCACTTCTTCTTAGCAGCGGAGCTGATCCAACCCTGGAGGATCATGCAGGTTTATCTGCATTAGTTTATGCAGTTAATTCTGGTAACAGGGACATTCTCAGTGTACTCTTAGATGCCTGTAAAGCCAAGGGTAAGGAAGttatcatcatcaccaccaacaAACTGCCCTCTGGCCATCAGGTGACAAAGCAGTACCTTAATGTTCCTCCATCTCCTGAACTTGAAGAGAATCTGCATTACATACCAGCATCTTGCTGCATGTCGCCATATGAGGTCCAGCTACGAACTCCTCCTCAGGGCTCTTCAGCAACAACCTCTCCTCAACCTGGCAGCCCCCTTCGTGGCCTCAAGGATCCCCAGTGTTTAAGCTTAGGGCATGGCCTGATCAGATTTCAACCATGTTCACCAATCCAACATCTAAGTCCTCTACGCGTTCCCGATGTGGATAAGCGACCTAACTTCCATCAGCTACACTCAGAAGCCTGGTCCAAAAGTCCTTCCCTGTTACTCCAGCAGAGTCAGACATCCTCTCTGACTGAGGAACCAGTGGAAATTACTCCTGAGGAGGTGCTGTCTTTCAGAGTCAAAGGACATCCTCCTGCTATTTCACGGCACCAGAGCATTGATGTCAAAGATGCAAAAGGACTTGTGAAAGCATTAGAGATCTTATCGGGAAATGACAACAGGGGAGGTGGTGGAAGAAAAGGCTTTGGCAGAAAGATGTCATATGACAGTGCTGCAAGTTCATTATATTCTGTTTCACACCCAAATTTGCTTCAAGACAGTCTTGCCTTTTCCCATGAATCCAGACCTGCAGATGAAGACTGTCTTACACAGCTGAATGTTTCCAGTCTGCAAAATGTGGTGCGTCGGCGGAACATCGGTATTGGCCACTACAGTTCTGACTCTCAGTTGCAGCAActcagcagcagagacagaACCTCAAAGAGCAGTGGTGGTGCTGGATCGGCAGTGGAAAGACACAAGCTGGTCACCAGCAGAGCCTCCAATCTGTCAGGATCCAGGGAGTCCTTGGAGAGCTTGGTCCAGAGGCGAGCCACTATAGGGCTGGAGCGAAGAGGCTCAGGAGCTCTTCTTCTGGATCACATTGCCCACACACGCCCCGGATACCTGCCTCGTTTGAATCCTCACATTCCCATACCAGATATTGGGGTTAGCTCTAACTCTTCTTGCCCTTTGAGTGGAAGTACCAAGACACTGAACAGTGTTCTTATAGGCTCAAAACCTGTATTGCCCTGTGCACCTGTTTTCCCCAAGGATCTGAAAGCTAAGAAAATGTTGTGGAGGCGTCACTCAATGCAGAGTGACCAAATAAAACAACTTGCCAACTTTGAGAAAACTTTTGggcactag